Part of the Puniceicoccus vermicola genome, CTGTCGAACACCCCGGTCATGATCATTCGAACGCATTGAGTGACGACTTCCTGATGCCAACCATATGCGGAGATACTGAGAATCTGGTCCTGGAACTCCTTCTGATATTCCGGTCGCGCGGTCCTGTAGTAAATTTCGAAGACTTCGTCAGGCGGCAGGCCTGGGTGGATGTATATCGGCACTTCAAGGGACTCGGCACGCGCCAGCACCGGCTCGAAATCAGGATGATCGAGAAATTTTTTCCCGATGATCCCATTGGTCAGAGCTCCAAGGAAGCCATCTTCCCGAACCGCGCGTTCTAGTTCATCCGCTGAGGCCTCCGGATTCTGCAATGGGAGGGTTGCGAACGCCTCGAATCGGCCCGGGTAGGCCGCCATCGGTCCATCGACCAGCATTCGATTGAGACGATAGGCAAAATCGATGCCTTCCTGACCTGGAACATTCTGCACACCGGGTGTATGGGCGGAGAGGATTTGAACGTTGATTCCCGCCTCATCCATTGCACCGATGCGTCGCGGGCCGATTTCGGCAAGACCAGTGTCCTCAAGGAACAGCCTGTCGTTCAGCGTCATTAACTCATGGGTGGAAAAGGTTTCTTCCGTGCCGATAAATGGCAGGTCCTGGTCTCGCAACGAAATGTCTGAAATCTCTTTCGCGGCGGTGCGGGAGACTATGCCGGGCCCGGATAATCCGTCACCTACACCCTGCGCAGCCGGGTCACCTTGAAAGTTGCGGTGTCCTGTCGAAACGCTCTTTTGCGGTTTTTCGTTCTGTTTCATGTCAGCTTCTGCTCCGATGATTACGTTGCGCAGTCTGGGGTGCAAGCTTTGCCCGGCGAAGACTTATCCCGAAACTGGGAAAGTCCTCCTCAGAACGGAACCCTTCCGAAGATCAGGTAGCCTTGATCATGAATGATTTCGATCACGTCGATCAACGGGATGGCCACGAAAAACCATAGAACTTCCCGTAGATTTCTTTCGATTACCTTGATCGAGGTCATTCTTTCTTCCGAATCACGATGGTAGTTCGAAAAGCGGGGGAAGAAACGAGGAGTCGTGCTCAGGTAAGTTGAAAATGACGCGCCGAAGATCTCCAGAAGTCGCTTTTCTTCGCTCTTAATGACGAACCGATAGTACAGTAGAAAGAACAAGGCCGCGATCAGGGTGAGCAGCACGCTCTGGAGGGCCAGGAAGAGTCCCAGTGCTCCGATGAACGAAAAGAGATATAGGGGATTCCTGCAGAGGGAATAGGGTCCGTCGGTGCAAAGAACGGTGTTCTTTCGACCGGCAATGTAGATAGAGCACCAGATGCGGCCGAGTCCCGCGCCGATCAGGAGGAAAAAGCCGAGGATCTGCAGGGCATCGTAAACCCAGCTTCCAAAGGACTTTGGCACAGTGACGACAGCGGCCAGAATCAGAGAGACTGCGATTAGTGCAGAGACGGGCTTGCGGAGCCGTTCTACCAGAGGTGGTGAATCATGGATCATCGAGGCGGACTGGACAGTTGAATCTGTAAGATCGTTTGTCGGATGGACGTTATGAGAAAAATCATTCCAGAGTTCATGCTTGGCTGAACCGAACGGATTTCGGTCAGATGAACGTGCCGAGTATGAGACGTGGGGTGCCAGCATACGGAAGCGTGCGTTAACGGATCGTGAGGCGAACGTTAAAGAAACGCCAAATCGCACCCGCGTCCGCGCCTCACTTCTCGCCGCAATGGTGGAGTCCGACCGTCGGGAGCGACCGTTTCATCAAAAACGATCCTTTTCCGGGACCACTAAAAAACAGCGGAGTCATCAACAGAGCCGTAAAAGGGGAGATTGGATTCCTGCCCGCATGCTTCACGGATCGACTTTCGCTGAACAAACAGATTGACATGACGGAGGGGTCCGGCCAGCAAATGCGGAGACCGCGCGAAGGACGGCATTGTTCCGCCAGGTGCGCTTCTCACCATGATCGATGCTCCCAATACACCCGTTCTCCTCGTAGAGGATAATTTCGACTTAGCCGGCAATATTCAGGACTACCTCGAGCAACGGGGGTGGAGTGTCGACTATGTTCCCAACGGGGCCCTCGCCCTGCACCGTGTGACCGAGCAGACGCACGCGGCGGTGATTCTGGATCTTCGCCTCCCGGTAATTGACGGGCTGGAGGTTTGCCGTCGTTTGCGGAACAGCATCGCGCCCCGAATTCCCGTGTTGATGTTGACCGCCGCAGACTTGCTCGATGATCGGTTGACGGGATTCGCGGCAGGTGCGGATGACTACATGGTAAAGCCATTTGCCTTGCCGGAATTGTTCGCGCGGTTGCGGGCGCTCTTGCGTCGCAGTTCCGCGTTGCCTTCAACCTCGGTGTTGCGTCTGCACGACCTCGAATTGAATTCCTCGACCCGGGAGGTCTACCGAGGCGACCGGCGGCTCATCCTTACGCGCATGGGCTACTCCATCCTTCAATGCCTGCTGGCACGGTCCCCGGCCGTCGTTCCCCGACAGGAGTTGGAACGTCATCTCTGGGCGGATGACCCGCCCGGAAGCGACGCGATGCGCACGCATATTGCGACCCTGCGTGCTGAAGTGGATCGAGGGGAGCGAACCGCGCTGCTGCACACTCACCGCGGAATAGGTTATCAAATGGCCGTGATCGATCCGGCGCACCGACATGAGTGAATCGAAAAAACGGCCACCGGGTCGCCTGGCCTCGCGGATTCGCTGGCTGCT contains:
- a CDS encoding response regulator transcription factor, producing MIDAPNTPVLLVEDNFDLAGNIQDYLEQRGWSVDYVPNGALALHRVTEQTHAAVILDLRLPVIDGLEVCRRLRNSIAPRIPVLMLTAADLLDDRLTGFAAGADDYMVKPFALPELFARLRALLRRSSALPSTSVLRLHDLELNSSTREVYRGDRRLILTRMGYSILQCLLARSPAVVPRQELERHLWADDPPGSDAMRTHIATLRAEVDRGERTALLHTHRGIGYQMAVIDPAHRHE
- a CDS encoding amidohydrolase family protein, which gives rise to MKQNEKPQKSVSTGHRNFQGDPAAQGVGDGLSGPGIVSRTAAKEISDISLRDQDLPFIGTEETFSTHELMTLNDRLFLEDTGLAEIGPRRIGAMDEAGINVQILSAHTPGVQNVPGQEGIDFAYRLNRMLVDGPMAAYPGRFEAFATLPLQNPEASADELERAVREDGFLGALTNGIIGKKFLDHPDFEPVLARAESLEVPIYIHPGLPPDEVFEIYYRTARPEYQKEFQDQILSISAYGWHQEVVTQCVRMIMTGVFDRFPKLQIIIGHMGEGLPFFYERIVGEMSKATEASLNKPFEQYFHDNFWFTTSAFFQDELLDLLLKYIRVDRVMFATDYPFADMKEGTNWFRAVDLPRETKEKIAFRNAANLFGIKL
- a CDS encoding methyltransferase family protein, which produces MIHDSPPLVERLRKPVSALIAVSLILAAVVTVPKSFGSWVYDALQILGFFLLIGAGLGRIWCSIYIAGRKNTVLCTDGPYSLCRNPLYLFSFIGALGLFLALQSVLLTLIAALFFLLYYRFVIKSEEKRLLEIFGASFSTYLSTTPRFFPRFSNYHRDSEERMTSIKVIERNLREVLWFFVAIPLIDVIEIIHDQGYLIFGRVPF